The region GTGCATTCCGATGGCCTGCATGACTTTCTCCGACGGCAAATTGGTTTCCGTGGTGAAGGCCACGACTTCCTTCAGCGCCAACCGGTCAAAGCCACAGCGCAGAGCGGTCCACGCGGCCTCACTGGCGTAACCCAACCCCCAATGCTCGCGGGCCAGGCGCCAGCCGATCTCGATGGCCGGCACAAACGGCGCATCGAAGTTAACCTCCGCCAGCCCGGTAAACCCGATGAACTGGCCGGTATCCTTGCGCTCCAGCGCCCAGAGACCGAAACCGTGCTCGGCAAAATGCCCGCGAATCCGCCCGATCAGCGAAGCACTTTCCAGTCGACTCAACGGCGCCGGGAAATAACGCATCACCTGTGGATCGGCACACATCGCCGCAAACTCCGGCAAATCCTCATCGCGCCATTGCCTGAGCAGCAGTCGTGCGCTTTCGAGTTCCAGTATCGGCTCCATCGTGCTCCTCCAATTCCATGCTCCGAGTCTACATCGCTGGTAGGATCCTTCACTGATTCCTACAGGCCTTCCTAGATAAATCTGCCATGCCCCTGCCGTTGATCTACCACGAAGACTACAGCCCCGAGTTCCCGGCGGAGCACCGCTTCCCGATGGACAAGTTTCGCCTGCTGCGCGATCACCTGGTGGACAGCGGCCTGACCCGGGACGCCGATTTGCTGCGTCCTGAGCTCTGTCCTGCCGAGATTCTGGCCCTCGCTCATGACCCTGCGTATATCGAACGCTATATGAGCGGCGAGTTGTCCCGCGAAGACCAGCGGCGGCTCGGCCTGCCGTGGAATGAAGCCCTGGCCCGGCGCACGGTGCGGGCGGTTGGCGGTTCATTGCTGGCGGCCGAACAAGCACTCGAACACGGACTGGCTTGTCACCTGGCCGGCGGCACCCACCACGCTCACTACGACTACCCGGCGGGGTTCTGCATCTTCAATGACCTGGCGGTGATCAGCCATTACCTGCTGGAAAGCGGTCGGGTGAATCGGGTACTGATCTTCGATTGCGACGTACACCAGGGCGACGGGACTGCACGGATTCTGCACAACACCCCGGACGCGGTGACCGTTTCCCTGCACTGCGAGAAGAATTTTCCTGCACGCAAGGCCGAAAGTGACTGGGACATTCCACTGCCCAAGGGCATGGGCGATGCCGATTACTTGAAGGTGGTGGACGACGCGCTCAACTATTTGCTGCCGCTCTACCAACCCGATCTGGTGCTGTATGACGCCGGGGTGGATGTGCATAAGGATGACGCACTGGGTTACCTGAAGCTGACAGACGAAGGCGTCGCCGCCCGCGATGAAAGCGTGATGCGCCACTGCCTGGGCCGGGACATTCCGGTGGTCGGGGTGATCGGCGGCGGCTACAGCAAGGACCGCCAAGCCCTGGCCCGCCGCCACGGCATCCTCCATCACAGTGCGCAACGGGTCTGGCAGTCATCAGGTTGTCACTGAGTTGTGGATGCTTTACCCACAATGCCTGTGGAACTGCCTGTGGATAACCTGAGTGAAAGCGCCTACAGGCCTTGCTGCACATAGCCTACAAAGGACTGGTTGTTTTTTAACCACCCTTTTACAAACACCACAGAACCCATGTGGGGGCGGGCTTGCTCGCGAAAGCGATGTATCAGGCAACATTGATGTCGACTGACACTCCCTCTTCGCGAGCAAGCCCGCTCCCACCCTGATTTGTGCTGATAGAATGCGCGGCTTATCCAGCCATACCGCAGCGCATTCCATGACCCAATCCTCCCCAGCCCTCCCCCTCACGTTGCCATCATCGGCGGCGGCCCCGCCGGCCTGATGGCCGCTGAGGTGCTGAGCCAGGCCGGGATCAAGGTCGACCTGTACGACGGCATGCCTTCGGTGGGGCGAAAATTCCTGCTGGCCGGCGTCGGCGGCATGAACATCACTCACTCCGAAGACTACCCGGCGTTCCTCTCGCGCTACGCCGAACGGGCACCGCAGATTGCACCACTGCTGCGGTCATTCGGCGCCGATGCGTTGTGCCAATGGA is a window of Pseudomonas sp. 10S4 DNA encoding:
- a CDS encoding GNAT family N-acetyltransferase — encoded protein: MEPILELESARLLLRQWRDEDLPEFAAMCADPQVMRYFPAPLSRLESASLIGRIRGHFAEHGFGLWALERKDTGQFIGFTGLAEVNFDAPFVPAIEIGWRLAREHWGLGYASEAAWTALRCGFDRLALKEVVAFTTETNLPSEKVMQAIGMHHESADDFEHPRLAVDHPLRHHVLYRITREQWLQTLHG
- a CDS encoding histone deacetylase, producing the protein MPLPLIYHEDYSPEFPAEHRFPMDKFRLLRDHLVDSGLTRDADLLRPELCPAEILALAHDPAYIERYMSGELSREDQRRLGLPWNEALARRTVRAVGGSLLAAEQALEHGLACHLAGGTHHAHYDYPAGFCIFNDLAVISHYLLESGRVNRVLIFDCDVHQGDGTARILHNTPDAVTVSLHCEKNFPARKAESDWDIPLPKGMGDADYLKVVDDALNYLLPLYQPDLVLYDAGVDVHKDDALGYLKLTDEGVAARDESVMRHCLGRDIPVVGVIGGGYSKDRQALARRHGILHHSAQRVWQSSGCH